A genomic region of Polynucleobacter necessarius contains the following coding sequences:
- a CDS encoding rhodanese-like domain-containing protein, translated as MKLKIGYQELIQDAMNEIETLPAEMAQKLLEDPNVMFVDIRDVRELEREGMIPNALHAPRGMLEFWVDPESPYYKPVFGEGKKLILYCASAWRSALATQTLQRMGVPNICHLEGGFSAWKSAQLPVAERAGKPHSS; from the coding sequence GTGAAATTAAAGATTGGATATCAAGAGCTCATTCAGGATGCGATGAATGAAATCGAGACGCTTCCGGCAGAAATGGCTCAGAAATTGTTAGAGGATCCCAATGTAATGTTTGTGGACATTCGCGACGTCCGTGAATTGGAGCGAGAGGGTATGATTCCAAATGCTCTTCACGCACCAAGAGGGATGCTGGAGTTCTGGGTTGATCCTGAAAGTCCTTATTACAAGCCCGTGTTTGGCGAAGGCAAAAAACTCATTCTGTATTGTGCTTCCGCTTGGCGTTCAGCCTTAGCAACCCAAACCTTGCAAAGAATGGGTGTGCCAAATATTTGTCATTTAGAGGGCGGCTTTAGCGCATGGAAGAGCGCGCAGCTCCCTGTAGCCGAAAGAGCAGGCAAGCCCCACTCCAGTTAA
- a CDS encoding putative Na+/H+ antiporter — protein MNFTPTELGASIIFAIAVLHTFCTGYFESIAKKSPRHAGLWHLLGEVEIVFGFWAAVLVIFIGFKDDLSTAKEFLNKRNFTEPLFVFAIMIVAGTKPILHISTQALHGLAKILQTTLRIKSAPALYFLTLGVTPLLGSLITELAAMTLAAFLLRDLVYRHKCSKALLFGTLGVLFVNISIGGTLTNFAAPPVLMVASTWGWSSAFMFANFGLESCIAIFINALAATLIFHRQLIEPNTDKKEVNIPAAVICMHLLFLCGIVVFAHDPIIFMWILLFFIGYTTAHPKHQSPLILKEALLVGFFLGGLVVLGALQGWWLQPILEMMSPTAVFYGSLVLTAFTDNAALTYLGSLVTGISPEFKLALVGGAVAGGGLTVIANAPNPAGIAILRQHFPNGAVSALFLLIAAIPPTLVAILVYRLI, from the coding sequence ATGAACTTTACCCCCACAGAACTTGGCGCAAGTATTATTTTTGCAATTGCCGTTTTGCATACCTTTTGCACAGGTTATTTTGAATCTATTGCCAAAAAATCTCCACGGCATGCTGGGCTATGGCACCTCTTAGGTGAAGTTGAAATTGTTTTTGGGTTTTGGGCTGCTGTACTGGTTATTTTTATTGGCTTTAAAGATGATCTAAGTACAGCAAAAGAGTTTCTGAATAAACGCAATTTCACAGAGCCGCTCTTTGTTTTTGCCATCATGATCGTTGCTGGCACCAAACCAATTTTGCATATCTCTACCCAAGCACTTCATGGGCTAGCAAAAATATTGCAGACCACATTGCGTATCAAGAGTGCGCCCGCTCTATATTTCTTAACCCTAGGCGTCACGCCGCTCCTAGGTTCCTTAATTACTGAGCTTGCAGCAATGACCTTGGCGGCCTTTCTACTGCGCGACTTAGTCTATCGTCACAAGTGTTCTAAGGCACTCTTGTTTGGCACGCTTGGAGTTTTGTTTGTCAACATATCGATTGGCGGTACGCTGACGAACTTTGCAGCTCCACCAGTATTGATGGTTGCTTCCACCTGGGGCTGGAGTTCAGCATTTATGTTTGCGAACTTTGGCCTGGAGTCCTGCATAGCAATCTTTATCAATGCACTCGCTGCTACTCTTATATTTCATCGCCAGCTGATTGAACCGAACACTGACAAAAAAGAGGTGAATATACCTGCAGCAGTTATTTGCATGCACTTGCTATTTTTGTGCGGCATTGTTGTCTTTGCCCACGATCCCATTATTTTTATGTGGATACTTTTATTCTTTATTGGCTACACCACTGCCCACCCAAAACATCAAAGCCCTCTTATTTTGAAAGAGGCGCTATTAGTAGGGTTCTTCTTGGGTGGCTTAGTGGTCTTGGGTGCTCTACAGGGATGGTGGCTACAACCAATTTTAGAAATGATGAGCCCTACCGCAGTCTTCTACGGCAGTCTTGTTCTCACGGCATTTACAGATAACGCGGCGCTAACGTACTTAGGCTCCTTGGTTACGGGTATATCACCAGAATTTAAATTGGCTCTTGTTGGCGGCGCAGTTGCTGGTGGCGGCCTTACTGTCATTGCGAATGCCCCAAATCCTGCCGGTATTGCGATCCTGAGACAGCACTTCCCAAACGGTGCGGTATCAGCTCTCTTTCTATTAATAGCCGCAATACCTCCAACCCTGGTCGCCATCCTGGTCTATAGACTCATCTAA
- the miaB gene encoding tRNA (N6-isopentenyl adenosine(37)-C2)-methylthiotransferase MiaB, whose protein sequence is MKKLYIKTFGCQMNEYDSGKMADLLHADEGMVMTDSPEDADVVLLNTCSIREKAEDKVFSDLGRLRELKKSKPNLLIGVGGCVASQEGQQIVSRAPYVDVVFGPQTLHRLSDLIAKRRKTGLSQVDISFPEIEKFDHLPASRQTRGSAYVSIMEGCSKYCSYCVVPYTRGEEVSRPFDDVLTEVAGLASKGVKEIVLLGQNVNAYLGKMGDTEEIADFALLIEYIAEIPGVERIRFTTSHPKEFTQRLIDVYAKVPKLVSHLHLPVQHGSDTMLSAMKRGYTALEFKSIIRKMRAVRPDLTLSSDFIVGFPGETEADFEKLLKMVKDLEFDNSFCFIFSPRPGTPAANLSDDTPYEVKLKRLQTLLALVESQANQISQKMLGKTEKVLIEGLAKDGINLQGRSENNRVIHFTAPDQDIETLIGQIVDIRITEVLNYTLRGELVEAHVH, encoded by the coding sequence ATGAAAAAGCTCTATATCAAAACCTTTGGCTGTCAAATGAACGAGTATGACTCGGGCAAGATGGCCGACCTCTTGCATGCCGATGAAGGCATGGTCATGACAGATAGCCCCGAAGATGCCGATGTGGTTCTTCTGAATACCTGTTCCATTCGCGAAAAGGCTGAAGACAAAGTCTTTTCCGATCTTGGGCGATTGCGTGAGCTTAAGAAAAGTAAGCCTAATTTATTAATTGGCGTGGGTGGTTGTGTTGCCAGTCAAGAAGGCCAGCAAATTGTGAGTCGCGCACCTTATGTTGATGTTGTCTTTGGGCCCCAAACATTGCATCGCTTATCGGACCTCATTGCAAAGCGACGCAAAACAGGCCTCTCTCAAGTAGATATTTCATTTCCAGAAATTGAAAAATTTGATCATCTGCCTGCATCTCGCCAAACACGCGGCTCTGCATATGTTTCCATCATGGAAGGTTGCTCCAAATATTGCAGCTACTGTGTAGTGCCATATACGCGCGGCGAGGAAGTATCGCGCCCCTTTGATGATGTACTAACCGAAGTTGCTGGCTTAGCAAGCAAAGGTGTTAAAGAAATTGTTTTGCTAGGACAAAACGTTAACGCCTATCTTGGCAAGATGGGTGACACCGAAGAGATTGCTGACTTTGCTCTGCTCATTGAGTACATTGCTGAGATTCCTGGTGTTGAGCGTATTCGCTTTACCACCAGCCATCCAAAAGAATTTACACAGCGCCTCATTGATGTCTATGCCAAAGTGCCGAAGCTAGTGAGTCACCTCCACCTGCCAGTGCAGCATGGCTCTGACACCATGCTATCAGCCATGAAACGTGGTTACACTGCTCTCGAATTTAAAAGTATTATTCGCAAAATGCGTGCCGTGCGCCCAGACCTCACTCTGTCAAGTGACTTTATTGTCGGCTTTCCGGGTGAAACTGAAGCTGACTTTGAAAAATTATTGAAGATGGTGAAGGATCTGGAATTTGATAATAGTTTTTGCTTTATCTTCAGTCCACGTCCAGGCACTCCTGCTGCGAATTTAAGTGATGACACACCCTACGAAGTAAAACTCAAACGCTTACAAACACTTTTAGCGTTAGTAGAGAGTCAAGCCAATCAAATCAGTCAAAAAATGTTAGGCAAAACTGAGAAGGTGCTTATTGAAGGTCTTGCTAAAGATGGAATCAACTTACAAGGCCGCTCTGAAAATAATCGCGTTATTCATTTCACAGCACCTGATCAAGACATCGAAACCCTTATTGGGCAAATAGTCGATATTCGTATCACCGAGGTTCTAAATTACACCCTAAGAGGTGAACTGGTTGAAGCCCATGTCCACTAA
- the ybeY gene encoding rRNA maturation RNase YbeY has protein sequence MSTKLNASKLAIDIQCATNALEDKLNEAASPSLIKKWVKSTTNRNGLLTLRFVNATEGKKLNLAFRKKDYATNVLTFPYELTKNSLMADIIFCLPVIQKEAKEQNKTFKAHLAHLVVHGCLHAQGLDHEIERDAKKMEFLEIKILQKLGFANPLLIV, from the coding sequence ATGTCCACTAAATTGAATGCCTCAAAATTGGCGATCGATATTCAATGCGCAACCAATGCGCTTGAGGACAAACTCAATGAGGCAGCGAGCCCTAGCTTAATTAAAAAATGGGTCAAATCTACGACTAACCGTAATGGCTTACTCACGCTTCGGTTTGTAAATGCAACCGAGGGAAAGAAGTTGAACCTAGCCTTTCGTAAAAAAGATTACGCAACCAACGTCTTAACTTTTCCATACGAGCTCACTAAAAATTCCTTGATGGCCGATATCATTTTTTGCTTGCCAGTCATTCAAAAGGAGGCAAAAGAGCAAAATAAAACCTTCAAGGCACATTTGGCGCATTTAGTAGTCCATGGCTGTCTTCACGCCCAGGGCCTTGACCATGAGATAGAGAGGGATGCTAAAAAAATGGAATTCCTTGAAATCAAAATTCTTCAAAAATTGGGTTTTGCTAACCCCCTACTGATTGTTTGA
- a CDS encoding HlyC/CorC family transporter, with protein MPDPTKSLLDRLADFLTPQPTNPSERRQELIDTLREAQAERLIDADALSMIEGVFQVGQLCARDILVPRAQIDWIDINLPLSEIIKSVIEAAHSRFPVFEGSRDNVIGILLAKDLLRHATEKDFQVRDWLRPAVFIPESKRLSVLLRDFKDNRNHLAVVVDEYSGIAGIITIEDVLEQIVGDIEDEHDVDEEADNLIALDNGDIRVKGITELDQFNEKLGTQFEEDDIETVAGLVIQHLGRVPKMGELVTIDDIEFEVQRADPRQIHILLARQIPKKSD; from the coding sequence ATGCCCGACCCCACTAAATCCCTTTTAGACCGCTTGGCTGATTTTTTAACTCCTCAGCCAACCAACCCCAGCGAACGTCGCCAAGAATTAATAGATACCCTGCGTGAAGCGCAAGCCGAGAGGTTAATTGATGCAGATGCACTATCAATGATTGAGGGTGTTTTTCAAGTAGGGCAATTATGCGCTCGAGATATTTTGGTGCCACGAGCTCAGATTGACTGGATTGACATCAACCTTCCTTTATCTGAAATCATTAAGAGCGTGATTGAGGCAGCCCATTCGCGCTTCCCAGTATTCGAAGGATCACGAGATAACGTCATCGGCATCTTGCTAGCCAAAGATTTGCTGCGACATGCAACAGAAAAAGATTTTCAAGTGCGTGATTGGCTTCGTCCAGCGGTATTCATTCCCGAATCAAAACGCTTAAGCGTTTTGTTGCGCGACTTTAAAGATAATCGCAATCATCTTGCTGTTGTGGTTGATGAATATAGTGGGATTGCCGGGATTATTACGATTGAAGATGTTCTTGAGCAGATTGTTGGCGACATTGAAGATGAACATGACGTCGACGAAGAGGCGGATAATTTGATCGCTCTGGACAATGGTGATATTCGTGTCAAAGGCATTACTGAGCTTGATCAATTTAATGAAAAACTCGGCACTCAGTTTGAGGAAGATGACATTGAAACTGTTGCGGGGCTAGTTATTCAGCACCTTGGCAGAGTCCCTAAAATGGGAGAACTCGTAACGATTGACGACATCGAGTTTGAAGTACAGCGAGCAGACCCCCGACAAATTCATATTTTGTTGGCTCGACAAATTCCCAAAAAATCTGACTGA
- the lnt gene encoding apolipoprotein N-acyltransferase — MHSIRHQRSINAFILFTLGALLAGIAELPYGGWLQIPLLSIVWWRLDLESRSTFKSFFSVGLIFGLGYFVAALWWLYISLHDVGGINSLFSCMAVFLLSGYVALYFSAATLAIRIFDSSRIQGLLLAASWVVMEFLRGYIFTGFPWMGFAETQFNGPFAPIAPFFGGLACTFLVVWTSWEMTQVRKRVVWSVFSIICVLSLTQLASFISFTKPTGEPISVRLIQGNFEQRLKFDPLAINQQINFYTAEIKKSAADLIIIPETAFPWPQNNLPVGLMNYLQDFSNASSSNLLLGLIGEVPGDQTMQYSNRATGLSPNTPPYNYDKAHLVPFGEFIPPGFHWFVSAFHVPMSDFARGSLDQSPFKIVRKDQVDAYAAITICYEDVFGGELASRIKNSDQPVNLLINMTNLAWFGKSQASTQQLRLSQLQSLEAGLPALRATNTGITAVLGADGKVLANLPEFTQSTLVTQVQSYAGKTPFVIWGNLPILSISCLLLIWGLLRHRRF; from the coding sequence TTGCATTCCATTAGGCATCAACGTAGCATCAACGCATTCATACTCTTTACACTAGGAGCGCTGCTTGCCGGTATTGCAGAGCTGCCTTATGGCGGTTGGCTACAGATTCCATTACTGAGTATTGTTTGGTGGCGACTCGACCTTGAATCCAGGTCCACGTTTAAATCTTTTTTTAGCGTTGGTTTGATTTTTGGGCTAGGTTACTTTGTGGCGGCTCTGTGGTGGCTATATATCAGCCTGCACGATGTTGGCGGAATTAATAGCTTGTTTTCTTGCATGGCTGTTTTTTTACTTTCTGGATATGTTGCGCTGTACTTTTCCGCCGCAACGTTAGCAATTCGCATATTTGACAGCTCGCGTATTCAAGGTCTTTTGCTTGCCGCTAGCTGGGTGGTGATGGAGTTCTTACGCGGATATATCTTTACCGGTTTTCCATGGATGGGCTTTGCAGAAACACAATTTAATGGGCCATTTGCACCCATTGCCCCATTCTTTGGCGGCTTGGCATGCACTTTTTTAGTTGTATGGACTTCTTGGGAAATGACTCAGGTGCGCAAACGGGTGGTGTGGAGTGTGTTTAGTATTATCTGCGTCCTATCTCTTACACAACTTGCAAGTTTTATCAGCTTTACCAAACCCACTGGCGAACCAATCAGCGTTAGACTCATTCAGGGAAATTTTGAGCAGCGCTTAAAGTTTGATCCATTAGCAATTAACCAGCAAATTAATTTTTACACTGCGGAAATTAAAAAATCAGCAGCAGATCTCATCATCATTCCTGAGACTGCATTTCCTTGGCCACAAAATAATTTGCCAGTTGGCTTAATGAACTACCTGCAGGATTTTTCAAACGCCAGTTCAAGCAACCTACTATTAGGATTGATTGGTGAGGTGCCCGGTGATCAAACGATGCAGTACTCAAATCGCGCCACAGGTTTATCACCCAACACCCCTCCGTATAACTACGACAAGGCACACCTAGTCCCATTTGGCGAATTCATTCCACCAGGCTTCCATTGGTTTGTGAGTGCATTTCATGTGCCCATGAGCGACTTTGCAAGAGGCAGTCTAGACCAATCCCCTTTCAAGATTGTGCGCAAAGATCAAGTAGATGCTTACGCCGCAATAACTATTTGCTATGAGGATGTCTTTGGTGGCGAGCTTGCTTCTCGCATCAAGAATAGCGATCAGCCAGTTAACCTCCTGATCAATATGACCAATCTGGCATGGTTTGGAAAATCCCAAGCCTCCACGCAACAATTAAGACTCTCCCAGTTGCAATCTTTAGAAGCAGGTCTGCCTGCGTTACGCGCAACCAATACTGGCATCACGGCAGTACTTGGTGCTGACGGGAAGGTGCTGGCAAACCTGCCGGAATTTACCCAAAGCACCCTAGTCACGCAAGTGCAGAGCTACGCAGGCAAAACGCCCTTTGTAATTTGGGGAAATTTGCCAATTTTGAGCATTTCATGCCTCTTGTTGATATGGGGTTTGTTGCGTCACAGACGTTTTTAG
- the glyQ gene encoding glycine--tRNA ligase subunit alpha produces MLTFQQIILKLQDYWDQQGCALLQPIDLEVGAGTSHTATFLRAIGPEPWKAAYVQPSRRPKDGRYGENPNRLQHYYQYQVVLKPAPENILDLYLGSLAALGLDLKENDVRFVEDDWENPTLGAWGLGWEVWLNGMEVTQFTYFQQVGGLDCKPVLGEITYGIERLAMYIQNCSNVYDLVWADGISYGDVYHQNEVEQSCYNFEHSNTDLLFANFTNYESEAKRLMEVPLALPAYEMVLKAAHTFNLLDARGAISVTERAAYIGRIRNLSRAVAQAYFESREKLGFPMCQRQAKAQA; encoded by the coding sequence ATGCTTACTTTTCAGCAAATCATTCTAAAACTTCAAGATTATTGGGACCAACAAGGTTGTGCCCTATTGCAACCCATCGACCTCGAGGTAGGCGCCGGTACATCCCATACCGCGACCTTCTTAAGGGCCATCGGTCCGGAGCCATGGAAAGCTGCCTATGTTCAGCCATCCCGTAGACCCAAAGATGGTCGTTATGGTGAAAATCCAAACCGCTTGCAGCACTACTATCAATATCAAGTAGTTCTCAAACCAGCCCCCGAAAATATTTTGGATCTGTATTTGGGATCCCTTGCAGCTCTAGGTTTAGACCTCAAAGAAAATGATGTTCGTTTTGTTGAGGACGACTGGGAAAACCCAACGCTTGGAGCATGGGGTTTAGGCTGGGAAGTTTGGCTAAATGGCATGGAAGTAACTCAGTTCACTTACTTCCAACAAGTTGGTGGCCTTGACTGCAAGCCAGTGCTTGGCGAAATCACTTACGGCATTGAACGCTTAGCGATGTACATTCAAAATTGTTCGAACGTTTACGATCTCGTGTGGGCTGATGGCATCTCTTATGGCGACGTCTATCATCAAAATGAAGTGGAGCAATCTTGCTACAACTTCGAGCACTCCAATACTGACTTACTCTTTGCCAACTTCACGAATTACGAAAGTGAAGCAAAGCGTTTAATGGAAGTTCCTTTGGCTCTTCCTGCATATGAAATGGTTCTCAAAGCTGCGCATACCTTTAACTTGCTGGACGCCCGCGGCGCCATCTCGGTAACTGAGCGCGCTGCCTATATTGGCCGCATTCGCAACCTCTCACGTGCAGTTGCTCAGGCTTACTTTGAGTCCCGCGAAAAGCTGGGCTTCCCTATGTGTCAACGTCAAGCTAAAGCGCAGGCTTAA
- the glyS gene encoding glycine--tRNA ligase subunit beta: MSTSNSKPQLATLLIEVFTKELPPKSLRRLGDAFSEGIFAALKAAGLTSDSSKATGFATPRRLAVQITNVLNQASNYPVREKLLPTSIAFDAEGKATPPLLKKLGSLGYADVDLTTLEKAGEGKNEALYLNVIAKGAALEQTAQTALEQTLNKLPIAKMMHYQVQQKNGQLADVQFARPAHRIVALHGNAVLNISALGINAHNQTEGHRFLAPGNVTIDNADQYESDLESKAKIVPSFNKRRAQIEAALLKAAGDDLVLMPDSLLDEVTALVEWPAIYECHFDQEFLEVPQECLILTMQTNQKYFALTDKHGKLRNRFLIVSNIETNKPDAIISGNERVVRPRLSDARFFFQQDQKRALGSRVVDLGKVVYHNQLGNQLDRTKRVQGIAAGIAKKLKADKTLVLRAAEIAKTDLLTDMVGEFPELQGIMGRYYANHDGENAEVAAACSEHYMPRFAGDALPKTQTGTILAIADKLETLVGIWGVGLAPTGDKDPYALRRHALGICRLLAENNLSLSLPELIDLARAQFPQKDVQEKAKSADIYAFIIDRLRAYLRDQSVAGKPFTSAEIDAVLSQDPAQINDLIARLTALREFNSLTEAAQLAAANKRISNILKKTTTAIPATCSKQLLQIPAETSLHQALEAIAPALNAAYEKHQFVELLKALVALSAPIDQFFADVMVMDPNPELRDNRLALLQQLHQKMNLVADFGKLA; this comes from the coding sequence ATGAGCACATCTAATTCAAAACCTCAATTAGCCACTTTGTTGATTGAGGTATTTACAAAAGAACTACCTCCAAAGTCTTTGCGTCGCCTGGGAGATGCATTTAGTGAAGGTATCTTTGCGGCGCTGAAAGCAGCGGGCCTAACATCAGACTCATCTAAGGCTACAGGCTTTGCGACTCCACGCCGCTTAGCAGTTCAAATCACAAACGTTTTAAATCAGGCGTCGAATTACCCTGTGCGCGAAAAATTATTGCCTACGAGTATTGCGTTTGATGCCGAAGGTAAAGCAACTCCGCCTTTGCTAAAAAAACTAGGGTCTCTTGGTTATGCTGATGTTGATCTCACCACTTTAGAAAAAGCTGGCGAAGGCAAGAATGAAGCGCTTTATCTCAATGTGATTGCTAAAGGCGCCGCACTTGAACAAACTGCTCAAACAGCACTCGAGCAAACACTCAATAAGCTGCCTATCGCCAAAATGATGCACTACCAAGTGCAGCAAAAAAATGGTCAATTAGCAGATGTGCAATTTGCCCGCCCTGCCCATCGTATTGTTGCCCTTCATGGAAATGCAGTCCTCAACATCAGCGCCCTTGGTATTAATGCACACAATCAAACCGAAGGACATCGTTTCTTAGCCCCAGGGAACGTTACGATCGACAATGCCGATCAATATGAATCTGATTTAGAGTCCAAAGCCAAAATTGTTCCGAGTTTTAATAAGCGTCGCGCGCAGATTGAAGCTGCGCTCCTCAAGGCGGCAGGCGATGATCTGGTGTTAATGCCTGACAGTCTTCTAGATGAAGTTACTGCCTTAGTTGAATGGCCGGCTATTTACGAATGTCATTTCGACCAAGAGTTCTTAGAGGTCCCACAAGAGTGCTTGATTTTGACAATGCAAACAAATCAAAAGTACTTTGCGTTGACTGATAAACACGGCAAGCTACGCAATCGCTTTCTGATTGTTTCCAATATTGAAACTAACAAACCGGACGCCATCATCTCAGGTAATGAGCGCGTTGTTCGTCCACGCCTTTCAGATGCTCGCTTCTTCTTCCAGCAGGATCAAAAACGCGCGCTAGGATCGCGTGTGGTTGATCTTGGCAAGGTGGTTTATCACAATCAACTAGGCAATCAACTTGATCGCACTAAACGCGTTCAGGGAATTGCCGCCGGTATTGCCAAAAAACTCAAGGCTGACAAAACACTTGTGCTTAGAGCGGCAGAAATCGCTAAGACAGACCTTCTAACCGATATGGTCGGTGAGTTTCCAGAACTGCAAGGAATCATGGGGCGCTATTACGCCAATCATGATGGTGAGAATGCTGAAGTTGCAGCAGCATGTAGCGAACACTATATGCCACGCTTTGCTGGCGATGCACTACCAAAAACCCAAACCGGAACAATCCTAGCAATTGCTGACAAATTAGAAACGCTTGTTGGCATTTGGGGGGTAGGTCTTGCTCCAACAGGAGATAAGGACCCGTACGCTCTACGTCGCCATGCCCTTGGCATCTGTCGTCTTTTAGCAGAAAACAATTTGTCATTAAGCCTGCCTGAGTTAATTGACTTAGCTCGCGCGCAGTTTCCACAGAAAGATGTTCAGGAGAAGGCCAAGAGTGCCGATATCTACGCATTCATCATTGATCGCCTGCGCGCATATTTACGTGATCAATCGGTGGCTGGAAAACCATTTACTAGCGCTGAAATTGATGCTGTGCTCAGCCAGGATCCAGCGCAAATTAATGACCTAATTGCACGCTTAACCGCACTTCGTGAATTCAACTCGCTCACAGAGGCAGCCCAACTAGCTGCTGCCAATAAGCGTATTAGCAATATTCTCAAAAAGACTACTACCGCTATTCCTGCGACTTGCTCAAAGCAGTTATTGCAGATACCGGCTGAAACTTCTCTGCATCAAGCCCTGGAAGCGATCGCGCCTGCATTAAATGCTGCTTATGAAAAGCATCAATTTGTGGAGCTCTTAAAAGCACTGGTTGCTTTGAGTGCGCCAATTGACCAATTCTTTGCCGATGTAATGGTGATGGATCCAAATCCCGAGCTGCGCGACAATCGCCTAGCACTCCTGCAACAACTTCACCAGAAAATGAATCTCGTTGCCGATTTCGGCAAATTAGCATGA
- the gmhB gene encoding D-glycero-beta-D-manno-heptose 1,7-bisphosphate 7-phosphatase encodes MSHSSSKLIILDRDGVINEDRDDYVKSVDEWVPLPGSLEAIALLTQAGYQIAIATNQSGLSRGYFTINDLHAMYSKMELLLKPLGGHIDSIFFCPHVDSHQCDCRKPAPGLMKEIALRYKKNDSAHPLLGVPIVGDSLRDLQAGIALGATPHLVLTGKGQKTLTKGGLPEDTQIHADLMAFAQAILENKV; translated from the coding sequence ATGAGCCATAGCTCCTCCAAGCTAATTATTCTTGATCGCGATGGAGTGATCAATGAAGATCGTGATGATTATGTAAAGTCTGTAGATGAGTGGGTTCCTTTACCAGGAAGCCTAGAAGCCATCGCACTACTCACACAAGCAGGCTATCAAATCGCAATAGCAACTAATCAATCAGGTCTATCGAGGGGCTACTTCACCATTAATGACTTGCACGCGATGTATAGCAAAATGGAGTTGCTACTCAAGCCGCTAGGCGGACATATTGACAGCATCTTTTTCTGTCCGCATGTTGATTCTCACCAGTGTGATTGTCGTAAGCCGGCCCCTGGCCTCATGAAAGAAATTGCGCTGCGCTATAAGAAAAATGACAGCGCACATCCTTTACTGGGAGTGCCGATCGTAGGTGACTCTTTGCGCGACCTTCAAGCAGGCATCGCTCTAGGTGCCACGCCACATCTGGTTTTAACAGGCAAGGGCCAAAAAACTCTTACTAAAGGTGGCTTGCCTGAAGACACACAAATACATGCTGATCTCATGGCTTTTGCACAAGCAATTTTAGAAAATAAGGTCTAA
- a CDS encoding lysophospholipid acyltransferase family protein: MIYVRSILFALFLLIFTPVWSVLCMLAFPFLSPENRYRFIGLWNKVVIWLLWHLCGIRYEIRGMEHMQAVLNEPVVILSKHQSAYETIAYIALLPKQLCFVFKRELLWIPFFGWALALLKMIHINRSNKQTAALSVASQGRKRLAEGKWIMLFPEGTRTPTGSNKPYRKGGARLASATGALVIPIAHNAGRYWPKNGFLKHPGTVIFSIGPAIVSTGKSGEELQQEVEGWIEAEMRVIDPSAYK, from the coding sequence ATGATTTATGTCCGCTCAATTCTCTTTGCTTTATTTTTACTGATCTTCACGCCAGTTTGGTCGGTGTTGTGCATGTTGGCCTTCCCATTTTTAAGCCCTGAGAATCGCTATCGCTTTATTGGTCTTTGGAACAAAGTAGTCATCTGGCTGTTATGGCACCTCTGCGGAATTCGTTACGAGATCCGTGGCATGGAACATATGCAAGCGGTTCTGAATGAGCCGGTAGTGATTTTGAGTAAGCATCAATCTGCCTACGAAACTATTGCCTATATCGCCCTCCTACCAAAACAACTGTGTTTTGTATTTAAGCGTGAATTGCTATGGATTCCTTTCTTTGGTTGGGCTCTAGCTTTATTAAAGATGATTCACATCAACCGGTCTAATAAACAGACGGCTGCACTTTCTGTTGCGAGTCAGGGACGTAAGCGGCTGGCGGAAGGTAAGTGGATCATGCTCTTTCCAGAGGGCACCAGAACACCTACTGGCTCTAATAAGCCCTACCGTAAGGGTGGTGCGCGTCTAGCAAGCGCTACTGGCGCACTAGTGATTCCTATTGCACATAATGCAGGTCGTTACTGGCCTAAAAATGGATTCTTAAAACATCCCGGTACCGTGATCTTCTCAATCGGTCCCGCCATTGTTTCCACCGGAAAATCTGGGGAAGAACTGCAACAAGAGGTGGAGGGTTGGATTGAAGCGGAAATGCGCGTCATCGATCCAAGCGCATATAAATAA